CAGCAGTCTGGTTATGTCGATTGGCACTTCCATCCACGCTTAAGTGATTCGCAAAACGAAGATCATGACGGAGAGGTTGTTGTACAAACAGCACCTCCTGAACTCAAGCGTCCGCCATTGTATGCAGTCGTATTAATGAATGACGATTACACGCCAATGGACTTTGTAATTGAAATTTTACAACAATACTTTGCAATGAATCTTGACCAAGCAACTCAAGTAATGCTAACAGTACACTATGAAGGTAAAGGTATTGCTGGGGTATATCCAAGAGACATCGCGGAGACCAAAGCAAACCTTGTTAATAATTACGCTCGATCGCAAGGTCATCCATTACTTTGCCAGATTGAGCCTAAAGCATAAGGGGGTTACATGCTCAGTCGTCAATTAGAAGTATCATTACGTTTGGCTGTTAGCATGGCTCGTCAAAAGAGACATGAGTTTCTTACAGTTGAACATTTATTATTAGCACTACTCGACAACGATTCGGCCGTGAATGCTTTAAAAGCATGTGGGGCTGATATAGTTTCTTTACGTAAAGAATTAGAAGAATATGTAGAACAACATACTCCTAAGCTTGGCGAAAATAGCGAGCAAGCGCCTCATCCAACAGAAAGTTTCGACCGCATTTTGCAACGTGCTATTTTCCACGTGCAATCAAGTGGCGGCGATCGTACTGTTGAAGGTGCAGATGTTTTGGTCGCAATGTATTCAGAGCGTGATTCTTTTGCTGTGTATTTGCTTAAACGTCATCAAATCAATCGATTGACATTGACTCAATACTTGTCTCATGGGACGCGTAAAGATGAAGTGCAAGTTGAAGAAGAAGTTGAAGATATTGAGGGTGAAACTAGCGCGGGCAATGCAGGACCATTAGAGCTTTATACGCTGAACTTAAATGTTGAAGCGCAAAAAGGTAAAACTGATCCACTTATTGGCCGTGAAAAAGAAATTGAACGTACAGCTCAAATTCTGTGCCGCCGTCGCAAAAATAACCCATTGCTTGTCGGTGATCCGGGCGTTGGTAAAACCTCGATTGCTGAAGGTTTAGCATGGTTAATTGTGAATGGTAAGGCGCCTAAACCTTTAAGTCAGGCTGAAGTCTATAGCTTAGATATTGGTGCATTAGTTGCTGGCACCAAATATCGTGGTGATTTTGAAAAACGTTTAAAACAATTGCTTAATGCTTTGAAGAAAAATCCAAATGCGATTTTATTCATTGATGAAATTCATATGATCATTGGCGCAGGCTCAAGTATGGGCAGCACAATGGATGCTTCGAATTTGATCAAACCGGCTTTGGCTAATGGTACTTTACGTTGTATCGGTTCAACGACGTTCCAAGAATATCGTCAGGTTTTTGAAAAAGACCATGCGTTATCACGTCGTTTCCAGAAAATTGACGTCAATGAGCCAAGTATTGCTGAAACAATTGATATTTTGCGTGGCTTGAAATCTAAATTTGAAGATTTCCACCACGTACAATATGACGATAAGGCATTGGTATCAGCTGTAGAGCTTTCTGCTAAATTCATTAATGATCGTTTCTTGCCAGATAAGGCAATTGATGTGATTGACGAAGCTGGTGCTCAGCGTCGTTTGAAAGCTGAAAGCGATGATAGTTTGATTACGGTAGAGAATATCGAAGATATCGTTTCTAAGATTGCTCGTATTCCGCCTAAAACTGTTTCTAAAGACGATAAGTCAGTGCTTGAAAATCTTGAGCGTGATTTAAAACGCGTTGTGTTTGGTCAAGATGAGGCAATTACTGCTTTAGGCTCAGCGATCAAGTTGTCTCGTGCTGGGTTGAAATCACCAGATAAGCCAGTAGGTAGTTTTGTTTTTGCTGGCCCAACAGGTGTCGGTAAAACCGAAGTGACTAAGCAACTTGCGAAGCTGTTAGGTGTTGAGCTTGTGCGTTTCGATATGTCTGAATATATGGAACGTCATGCAGTTTCACGTTTGATTGGTGCACCTCCGGGTTATGTGGGTTATGACCAAGGTGGGCTATTAACTGATGCGATTCATAAGAACCCACACTGTGTTTTATTGCTAGATGAAATTGAGAAAGCACATCCAGATGTGTTTAATCTGTTGCTACAAATCATGGATCATGGGGCTTTAACGGATAACAACGGACGTAAGTCAGACTTTAGAAACGTTATTATTGTCCTGACTACGAATATTGGAGCAGAAAGTATTTCTCGTGCGAGTATTGGTTTTACTGAACAAGATCATAGTTCTGATAACCAAGAAGCAATGAAACGTGCTTTCTCACCAGAGTTCCGTAACCGTCTAGATAGTGTTATCCAATTCAAGTCATTGCCAACAACTGTGATTGAGTCTGTGGTTGATAAATTCTTAACAGAATTACAAGCACAACTAGATGACAAACAAGTTGTACTTGATGTGGATCAAAGTGCTCGTGATTGGTTGGCAACAAATGGTTATGACCGCTTGATGGGTGCACGTCCAATGCAACGCCTCATTCAAGAACACTTGAAGAAACCACTAGCTGAAATGATTCTGTTTGGCGAACTTGCAGATCATGGTGGTAATGTGGCTGTATCAGTGAAAAATGAAGATGGCAAAGCTGTCGGCTTAAAACTTGAAGTTTTTGAAGATCATCATACGGCAGAACCAGCGTAATTTATGTTAATTGATAGTCTTGCTATAACCCGAATACTGAGTGTATTCGGGTTATTTATTATCACAGCAATTGCTGAAATTCTTGGTTGTTATTTCCCTTATCTGATTTTAAGAGAAGGCAAGTCTGCTTGGCTATGGCTACCTACAGCTTTGAGCTTGGCTGTCTTTGTATGGCTGCTGACTTTACATCCAGCGGCTTCTGGGCGCATTTATGCTGCATATGGCGGTATTTATATTTTTACTGCTCTCATATGGTTGCGTTTTGTGGATCAGGTTGGATTAACAAGATGGGATATATTGGGTGGTCTAATCGTGCTTTGTGGAGCTGGCTTAATTATTTTACAACCACAAGGGCTGATTCGTTAATACAATGAGTGAATCAAATCTTAAGCGTGAAAATAAGAAGTTTTTTCTAAAAAAAGACTTGTCAAAGCTCTCAACAATGCGTATTTTAGATTTAAGGAACATTTTTTAATATTTGAGATAAAGATGTTAAATCTATCTGTGAACACTAACGCTTATTATTACTTTTGGCAATTTAGATAGTTGCCTGAGCGTATTCGGGCATGAGAAAGTTGCCCATCACAGTTAATACCTGATCGGCAACCCCGATCAGGTTTTTTTATGCTTTATCTTTTTTGATTTGAGGAACTTAAAATGAACAACATGACTTATTCGTACTTTAGCAACTTTTATTGGTTTTACTTTTGCTTACCTTTACCAACGAATAGATCCAAAACGCTCAAATAAATGATCGGACTGAATAGATTGCAGTCCCAAGGAAAAACCAATGAATGCCCTAAATACTTTATTGACACAAAGCAATACAAAAGAAACACCAGTTAGTTTACCTGTCCAGTTAAAAGCAAAATATCCGCTTGCACACTCTTTCGTGCGTCAAATTGCCGAACATCGCCAAACTATTCAAAATATTCTTATCGGCAAAGATCCTCGGTTAATGGTAATTACAGGGCCTTGTTCAATTCATGATCCGGTTGCAGTACTTGAATACGCTGAAAGATTGCAAAAATTACAAGAAAAAGTAAAAGATCAGATTTTTATCGTGATGCGTGCATACATTGAAAAACCGCGTACAACTGTGGGTTGGAAAGGTTTCATGTACGATCCAAATTTAGATGGCTCATCAAATTTACAACTTGGTTTAGAAAGGTCTCGTGAACTTTACCTGCAAATTATTGAAAAGGGTTTGCCAATTGCGAGTGAAATTTTAAGTCCAATGGCAACTGGTTATTTTGATGATTTATTGGCTTGGGGCGCAATTGGTGCTCGTACCAGCGAGTCTCAGATTCATCGTGAAATTTCAAGCCACATGCCATACAGCATTGGTTTCAAGAATGGTACAGATGGCTCAATTCAGATTGCATTAGATGCAATTCAGTCAGCACAAAATGAGCATCAATTTTTAGGAATGAATCAACAAGGCTTGCCTTCAGTGATTCAGAGCGCTGGCAATCCGTTACCGCACTTGATCTTGCGTGGAGCGAATCATGGGCCAAATTATGATTTAGCTTCAATTCAGGCAATACGAGAAAAACATAAACAAAATCTTCCTGCATTAGTCATTGACTGTAGTCATGGCAACAGCAGTAAAGATCCATTGCGTCAGCCAGAAGTTTTACAGCAAATCGTTGCTGAACGTTTAAAAACACAAGTAAAAGGTGTCATGATTGAAAGTCATTTGGTTGATGGTAGCCAAAAGATTTCTTGTGATATGACGTATGGGCAGTCAGTAACTGATGGTTGTCTAGGTTGGGAAAAAACCGAGCAACTTTTGTTAAGTGTTTCTGAGCAATTAAAAGTGAAAGAGTTAGCTCATTCTGCTTAATCATTTGTCGATTTAAAAAGGGATCTACGAATAGATCCCTTTATTTTTTAAGAAGCATGTTTTAGTTCTGATAAGAATGTAGTAATTTCATGCCCAAATTTTTTCGGCTCGGTTAATAAAGGTGTATGGCCTGAGCGTTCAAAATATATTGCTTTTGCGTGTTCAACACTATGTGCAATAAGTGTCTGTCCAGTTTCTGGATAAAGCGTCGAGTTACGACCAATAAAGAAGGTTGTTGGGCATTGTAATTGTTGAATGGCTTCACGATAATCTTCATTGTGATAAAGATAATTTTCGACATACCAAAATAAATAATCTAGACGCTGAATTGGTAATAAGTATTTTTGTAGAAAAGGCTGTTTGAGCGCTGTTTTAAAAACTAAAGGGCTAAATGGATTGCTGCTTTGTAACTCAATAAAATCTACCCAAAGACGAACCAGTTCTTGTCGATCTGGAAGCGATAATTCATAAAGATATTTTGCATTTTTGTGCTTTGATAATAATTGATAAATATCATTTAATAATTGTTTGAACTGGGGGTGCAGAGGACCGAATAGACCATATTCCCATGTTGAATCGACAGATATTTTTGGTGTTTGATCAATATGCAAATAGGCTTTTAACTGCTGCGCCAGATGAGCATGCTTCATGCCATGCATGGCCGTTGTAGCGCCCATTGAATAACCCATTAAGATAAAGTTATCGAGTTTTAATTGTTCTATTAAATGGGCGACATCTTGCCAGTGGCTAGAAATTGCATCTTGTTCAGGGATTGCACAGTTCTTTGATCCACCGAAACCACGCCAATCTGGAATGATAAACTCATAATCTTTACGGTTTGCATAAATAAAAGGAAGCCATTGCCAGCTTTGCATGCCAAGACCAGATAAAACCAAAACTGGTTCACCACGACCAACACGACGAACAAATAAATTTTCCCGATCGGGCATGGTGTAATATGGCATGACTATTCTCCGGCTACGCTATCTTGAGCAAAGCGTTTTAATTGAGGGATGACTTGTTCCAACCATTTGATCCATTCACTTTCCATCGTAATCCCAAGTTCTAAGATCATTTTGTGAATGTATAAAACACGGTTATCTAGATCATCGTTATCTTTAAAATCCTTATCATAAATACTTTGATAAAGTTTTAGTTTCTCTTGATGTAAACCAAGATGCCTTAACAGCTCAGGTAATATCTGATTATTGCTCAATTGTGCTTCAGCACGCAATCTAACCATTAAATCATCACGAAGCTGCGCGGGTTCACTTTGT
This genomic stretch from Acinetobacter oleivorans DR1 harbors:
- a CDS encoding alpha/beta fold hydrolase, whose translation is MPYYTMPDRENLFVRRVGRGEPVLVLSGLGMQSWQWLPFIYANRKDYEFIIPDWRGFGGSKNCAIPEQDAISSHWQDVAHLIEQLKLDNFILMGYSMGATTAMHGMKHAHLAQQLKAYLHIDQTPKISVDSTWEYGLFGPLHPQFKQLLNDIYQLLSKHKNAKYLYELSLPDRQELVRLWVDFIELQSSNPFSPLVFKTALKQPFLQKYLLPIQRLDYLFWYVENYLYHNEDYREAIQQLQCPTTFFIGRNSTLYPETGQTLIAHSVEHAKAIYFERSGHTPLLTEPKKFGHEITTFLSELKHAS
- a CDS encoding YnfA family protein, whose amino-acid sequence is MLIDSLAITRILSVFGLFIITAIAEILGCYFPYLILREGKSAWLWLPTALSLAVFVWLLTLHPAASGRIYAAYGGIYIFTALIWLRFVDQVGLTRWDILGGLIVLCGAGLIILQPQGLIR
- a CDS encoding 3-deoxy-7-phosphoheptulonate synthase, with protein sequence MNALNTLLTQSNTKETPVSLPVQLKAKYPLAHSFVRQIAEHRQTIQNILIGKDPRLMVITGPCSIHDPVAVLEYAERLQKLQEKVKDQIFIVMRAYIEKPRTTVGWKGFMYDPNLDGSSNLQLGLERSRELYLQIIEKGLPIASEILSPMATGYFDDLLAWGAIGARTSESQIHREISSHMPYSIGFKNGTDGSIQIALDAIQSAQNEHQFLGMNQQGLPSVIQSAGNPLPHLILRGANHGPNYDLASIQAIREKHKQNLPALVIDCSHGNSSKDPLRQPEVLQQIVAERLKTQVKGVMIESHLVDGSQKISCDMTYGQSVTDGCLGWEKTEQLLLSVSEQLKVKELAHSA
- the clpS gene encoding ATP-dependent Clp protease adapter ClpS, with the translated sequence MRTNKRQTNLKDIKASFQQSGYVDWHFHPRLSDSQNEDHDGEVVVQTAPPELKRPPLYAVVLMNDDYTPMDFVIEILQQYFAMNLDQATQVMLTVHYEGKGIAGVYPRDIAETKANLVNNYARSQGHPLLCQIEPKA
- the clpA gene encoding ATP-dependent Clp protease ATP-binding subunit ClpA, encoding MLSRQLEVSLRLAVSMARQKRHEFLTVEHLLLALLDNDSAVNALKACGADIVSLRKELEEYVEQHTPKLGENSEQAPHPTESFDRILQRAIFHVQSSGGDRTVEGADVLVAMYSERDSFAVYLLKRHQINRLTLTQYLSHGTRKDEVQVEEEVEDIEGETSAGNAGPLELYTLNLNVEAQKGKTDPLIGREKEIERTAQILCRRRKNNPLLVGDPGVGKTSIAEGLAWLIVNGKAPKPLSQAEVYSLDIGALVAGTKYRGDFEKRLKQLLNALKKNPNAILFIDEIHMIIGAGSSMGSTMDASNLIKPALANGTLRCIGSTTFQEYRQVFEKDHALSRRFQKIDVNEPSIAETIDILRGLKSKFEDFHHVQYDDKALVSAVELSAKFINDRFLPDKAIDVIDEAGAQRRLKAESDDSLITVENIEDIVSKIARIPPKTVSKDDKSVLENLERDLKRVVFGQDEAITALGSAIKLSRAGLKSPDKPVGSFVFAGPTGVGKTEVTKQLAKLLGVELVRFDMSEYMERHAVSRLIGAPPGYVGYDQGGLLTDAIHKNPHCVLLLDEIEKAHPDVFNLLLQIMDHGALTDNNGRKSDFRNVIIVLTTNIGAESISRASIGFTEQDHSSDNQEAMKRAFSPEFRNRLDSVIQFKSLPTTVIESVVDKFLTELQAQLDDKQVVLDVDQSARDWLATNGYDRLMGARPMQRLIQEHLKKPLAEMILFGELADHGGNVAVSVKNEDGKAVGLKLEVFEDHHTAEPA
- a CDS encoding PadR family transcriptional regulator; the protein is MSLPHVLLTSLLERPSTGFELARRFDRSIGFFWNATHQQIYRELNHMLKKGWVSTLENEMENSRKKTYQVEQLGRIELASWMTQQSEPAQLRDDLMVRLRAEAQLSNNQILPELLRHLGLHQEKLKLYQSIYDKDFKDNDDLDNRVLYIHKMILELGITMESEWIKWLEQVIPQLKRFAQDSVAGE